TAATAGTTAATGAAGTCTTAGCCTTTCAATTTCTGATGCACTCGCATTGAAATCATGGTACATCTTTATTTCTCTTCTTCACCATGGCTGAGCCAACGAAAAGAGTTGCATACATAGACTTACATGAGCTGTGGCCCGTAGAGCGACGGCTTTCAGTCCAAGCCAAGCCAGCTGTTATGTAATATAGAACTTTAAACACAGGGACAAGAAACAGATGCAAAGGCCAAACAACTAGTTCTACCATCTCAATATCAAAAAGGGGACCAAGAACACCATATTACAGAAATATCTATATGTTTGCCCTAATAAACTCGATGGTAATACAAaatgcaaaaagaaaaagacaagtGTCTAAACTCCAAACTCGTAATGCCTCGTTCCTAATAGCTCGCACAAGTGTTTAACCAGAGAAGCTTTAGTTCAGCAAACATCCTAGCCCGGAGCATCCCAAGATGGTTACTTCTCTTTTGCTGCAAAGAACAAATCATATAAACAGTTTTAATATTTGACTGACATGGTTGGAATTTAATCCCATTAGCTTAAATGAACAGTCTTCACCAGACACTAGTTGTTTCGGGCGATCAATTTCACAAAGGAGATAGATGCTACTAGTCTAATGATATAGCAATTCATTCCCCACTAGGTGCTGCACTACTGATACATGATAGAGGGCACACCATGTAAAAATTATTTGCATACTAACCTTGCACATACTCCAACTTTCTGTCTCATTCAAAGCTCGAATCTTTTTGGTGTTTACCATTCTGTACAATCCTATAGACATAGAAAGCTACAACACCTCCACTGCACAGAGAAAGTATCTTATCAGATGCTAAACTCTTTAAagctatgaaaaagaaaagctaTAACACTCATGGTAATTGTGCACAAGGAACACCAGAAGGGGGAGACTAGGCAATTCTGTCCCCAAGTTCATTTTAAGGGAACATTAAGATTCTAGCCTGTTTATGTAGAGACTAAGCAATTTTCATCTCCatccatccaaaaaaaaaaaatcatataattTAGCTTTTTATGTCTACTAGTCTTTATTGAGTTGTTCTTCTAAAAGACTAAAACCCTTTTTCATTAAGTGCTTCTCTAGGTAACAGGTTATTTTTCATCTTTGCAAAACATGGTATTTTGGGAGAAAAACAAGGTTCTTTAACGATTATATTACAGGTTCAATGTCCAGATCAAGGTAAAGCTCCTCCAACCGAAAAGAAGGCTAAAAGCAAATAgcattataaaaataaaaatgagaaggTCACAATTCACAAAAACCTGACAAGGGTTCTCAACAAATATGGAATCCATGATCTCTGCAaattggaaaaaagaaatttgaaACAAGAAAACATCAGAATCTATGAAGGCTGATCAACTACAATAATAAAGAAATCTAGTTTTAGAAAATAAGAACGAAATTCTAACCTGAGCCAGTAGGCATGTCTCCCTCAGAAAAATTATACTGGCTATAGCTGCAGGTCCAACAGTCCATTTTACAATCATTAATCACATACAAATTCAACTAAAGCCATATGAAAAAGCTCCAATATGTAGTGATTACAGATATAAACCATAAGTCCATAACTAACCTGCCTGCCCTTTCAAGGCCAAAGGAAATGATTCTCCTTGCTTATATGATCTCAAACTTGAAACACTGAAAGCCAAAAGAATGCCACCAAGGATAACCCCAAACCTAATTCCAGCGGTGCTTCCTGTTACCATGAAGGAAAGGAAGCCACCAAGAGAAAGAACCAGACCTGCAccaaaatcaaaattgcaattgttgatgaaaaactaaagaaaataaagcaggCATCATTGTCATTTTTCTCATAAGCTATACCATATGGTATCCCAACATGAAAGTCGCGGATTTTTGTGACGTCATTCAGATCGTCTGTTGATGAATTGAATGTTTCAACAATTTCCTTCACTGGCTCAGGGGAATTCTTTGCGGCTGTGGAGATATATTCTTTACCTTCAACGCTGATCTCTTTAGCTATCTCAGTGATATCATACCTTGCCTTATCAGCCTGTATTTTCAACTGCTCTGACGTTTCCTTCAAAACAACCAAGGCTTTCTTAGAATATATCTCATACGCTTCCTGTGAGACACTTTGCATCTTTAAAGCTTGTTCTTTGAAAGAAGCCAAAGTCTGTTCCCAAGCTTCTTCTGATTCTTCAGCTTTCAACTTGGcactttccttttccttctCCACCTCAACCTCTGGATGCTTCTGCAAATGaaacgaaaacaaaacaagTAGGAAACAAATGAGTGAACCAATAAACCAAGCCTCAatcatgtgtgtatatatttctCTTCCCACTAAATACTACTTCAAAAAATCCAGCTCTTTTTCAAGGAGCCACAATATCTAACTTAACCATGCAACCCTAAAATTTtcgcaacaaaaataaaaattcatacaaatCTCAAAGACATTGAAATGTTAATTGGAAAAAGCATCAAGCTCCGGCAATGCTATAATCAAACACGCAGTTCAAAGAACCAaacaactgaaaaaaaaaaaaattcaccaatTCATTCTCTGAAAACCAAATTTGACCTCAATCTCCAATTTCCCAATCCAAATAAAGCTAATTTCCCTAGTAAAACCAAAAATTGGAGGTTTACCGATTCATCTTGCGAGGCAGCGACGGCTACAATTGGCCGGCACCACAAGCTCCGCCGGCTCAGAGACAGCGAGCCACCACAGCCGAGCCCCTTCGGAACGGCAACCGGAGCTCCTCCAAAACCGCGAGCACCGACGAAATGATCGAACCGCCGAGAACACAAGGCTACCGGAGTcgtcgccgccgccgccgccttcTGGAAGCGagagctagggttagggtttaagAGAGAGACCGCCTGCAACGTCACGCTCATTGTGAGAGTTTGACAAAGGGGGCTTGAAAATTGAGGCGGAGCTGACGAAGAGGTTAGGTAAGAGGCGTCGGAGCTCTTTATATATAAAGAGTCTGAGAGAGATGAAACCCAGAAGAAGAGGGGGTGGAGTTCACTAAAGTGCGCCGAGGGGCGTGAGATACACGCGTCTCGGGTGGGAAGTGAGAGAAAATGATTTGATAGCTGAGTGACACGTAATCAATAGGCAGTCGATGAGCCCGCTGAATCTTTGGAAAGCGCCACCGTGGTGCTTTCGATCTTGTGCGGTGCGGGGCGGGTGCATTCGCTTTCGGTGGGTCCTCGGTTGGTGAGCCGGCTTCTCCTGTAGTACTATAGCGTGGAGCATCACTGCTGATGATTACAGTTTGTCACACCCTGAATCAAGAATCAAGAATCAAGAGATCaaaatggatgtgaaaagtTCAAGGTTTCATCGATCGTATTATGAAAACCAGAATAGATTGATGAGTCGATATTCAATATCATGGCTCGTAAGCTTCTTAATCACTTGTTTAGTGACAGAATATAACTATGAATTTGTATATCAACAAAAAAAGTGTCGGCCTAAGTCTGTCGGTATGCATgactttgtcaaatggtcgcaacctcctagtggtagtaacgtgtctgctctaggtaggcggcgagttcctggcttggtcaaatggtcgctgcctccTAGTGGTAGGGAGAAACTAAGTGTCACTGGATGTTTTTTTCAGTGGCATCATGATGGGAGAGCTGTACTTACGGTGCTTATGCTTTGCTGCAGTCGGGTTGCAGatcaagttatctttccgttgtgtcaccACTGCTTTCTTGCAGTTAAAGCAAATTGAGTCGccagtagagcgctctttgctaattggtgctttgTTGAGTACGAGTTTTTAAGAGAGActcatgatagtatttcaggatgttctctagctacttattgtaatcaggggtttaggctctttgtcccccccccccttgtattcgacagtttctttAATCAATGTTATCAAGGCATGAGGGCTGCTGCAccgccctttattcaaaaaaaaaagtctgtCGGTATGCAAATATGAGAATCCATAGGTCATTGCACATTGGAGAATTTGAGAAAAGTTCGTCTGAATTTTTTAAGGGGTTTTTATCACTACTAGAATCAAAACATTCTTGCACCAGATATAATGATACtcaattttcaaaagtgatcaaaacgGTACCTAGATCTATaaaaattgattaatttcataCCCTACTTTCCAAAATGATCAAAAAATACCTAGACTTAcaaaaattgatcaatttcatgCATCTGTCCATTTTCTGTCACATCTCCGTTAAAACTAAGAGTATATACAACCCTTTACTAAATATTTAGTTGGAATGTCATATTATCCtctaattttttctctctctttttctgttCTCGTTCTTCCTCATTCTTTTGCAATCTGCATATTGCATCTAGTCATCTACAACCAAACTATCCAAGcttaattcttctttaattgtgaTTGCGCCACTTTAGTTCGATCATCTTCTTTTTGCATATTGCATCTATAACCCAagtttttttattgtttatgtaaAAGTAGTTGGATCAATGGTTATTAAGCAATAGAACTATGTGAAAATACGATGGTCTCGCCGCCGCCGATGACACCACAAAATTGTAATTCGAATTCAAAAATTTTGCAAAATTGGAATTTGAAACTGAATACAGAGATGCACATATGCAAAATCAGACCCATAAATTGAAGTGATTCACTGATTTGTGGTAAGAAGGGTCATCAAACGTCTATatataacccaatcttcttcttctatagaattgAAATATTCCTTACAATTTCGATTCCACCATCTTAGAAACAAATAAGGTTGGGATGTTTCCCACCTTTTGAAaaaagaagggggggggggccTGGGGGCTTAgatgatagaagaagaagaagaagaagaagaagagaatcaacaaaataaaatagaaaataatgCTAGTGCATTCAGGGGTTAGGCTCATTGTCCCCCCTcgtattcaacagtttcattaatcaaggcttcaGGGCAGCCACACTAGCATTTattcaaataataataataataataattaaaatacTATTTTTTGTGGGAAAATACTATTTTTTGTGAGTTGAAGAAGCTTAGACTTGTGGGAAAATACTATTATAACCCTAAAAAACACATCACATCACATGCACTgcacgtgatcaattttaacagaGAAGTGACGGAAAATAAGTCGAGGTATCAAgctgatttgtttttaaaagttTAGGTATTATTTTGATCTATTTTGAAAGTTGAGTATCATTATGTCCGGTGCAAAAAAGTTTAGACACCGTTGATGATAAAATCTCTTATAATAATGACAGTGACCTTTTATCTTGAATCTGGACGTGAAACCTTTTGTCTTAAACCTGGACAGGTTTTCATGGATTGTTGGGAAGAGATTACTTGCACGGGTTGTTTTGAAGGATCATGAGACTTGTGATATTTGTGCTTACCTGCTGGATTGTCCTTGATATAGAACAACATGGTTTAGACTAATCAAACTTCAGATGATAATGGAAAATTCTAAAAATAAGTGAGATGGGATTGAGATTGTATTAGCTTTGTCATGGGCATCTGGCCACTACTCAATCCCCTCTCAAAGGTGACAAAACAGAGTGATGCCACCGACGAATCAAAATGATATCCCTTCCGACCCTCAATATATGATTGGTATGCAGGGGCAGAAGTAAAATTTATAAGTTGGGTGGGTCGAGAAGTAAAAGTAAATTTAACTATATAGATGGTAACAAGTTTAGTACCTATTATTATAATTGGCAAAACTAGGAAGTTTTTATATATAaacttttctatatatatatatatatatatatttttttttttttttttttttttattgaagacGACAATGCTAACTAgttttgaatcaattttttgTTAAAGTAACTacaaagtcattttggctagccattttagaaatacgtctgcattagttctctctattttagctagttttggaTCTATATACTATCCAAGCTTAATTCTTCTTTACTTGTGATTGCGTGTCTTTAGTTCAATCATCTTCCTTTTGCATAGTGCATCTAACCTAagattttttcttgtttatatAAAAGTAGTTGGTTCAATGGTTATTAAGCAATATAACTGTGTGAAAATACAATGGTCTCGCTGCCGCCGATGACACCACAAAATtgtaattcaaattcaaaaattttgcaGAATTGAACCATGAAACTGAATACAGAGATGCACAAATGTAAAATCAAACCcataaattgaagtgatttgtggtcaaAAGGGTTATCAAACATCTgtaacccaatcttcttcttccatagaATTAAAGTCtttcattcaatttcaattccaccATCTTAGAAACAAATAAGGTTGGGATGTTTCCCACCTTctgaaaaataaaggaaaagggggagagagaggtagacgatagaagaagaagaagaagaagagaatcaacaaaataaaataaaaaataattcaaaATTAGTTTTTGTGTGAAAATACCATTATAATCCCAAAAAACACCTCACATGCACCGTACGTGACCAATTTTAACAAAGAAGTGATGAAAAATAAGCCGAgttatcaagttgatttgtttttaaaagttTAGATCTCcatattttgatcacttttgaaagtttgaTATCATTATGTCCCGGTGCAAAAAAGTTTAGACACCATTAGTGATAAAAGCTCTTTTTTAAGACATTCCCTAACTTTTTCATAACATGACCATTGGGTAGTTGACATGCAGACCAAGAAAGGAATAGATGCATTTATTGAAATGACAAGGCAATGGTCTTTTTCAACACTTGAATCAAAGCCAAGCAGTTAAGCAAGGCACCTCTAACAAAGCTTCCCTTTTCTCTTTGGCAGAAAAGCTTAAAGCCTTAAACCATCAAGAAAGTGTCATGGACTAATGGTCCAGTAATCATTTTATCGGCCTCAATTTGGAGGCAGCCCAATGGTCTAAGAATTAAACCCATTAAACCAAATATCAGTATATCACTAGGTTTAGAAATAGTTGACATAGTCCgtttaaaaaactaaaaaaaaatagttgacatAGATGCGCCATTTGCGCCACTAATCTGCCATCTCCAAGAAACACAATTAAGAATTAAGACTCTGTTTTTTAATCAAAGCCATAAAGCATCGAAATCAGAGAGAGATAtcatagaagaagaagagggtgagtttAAAATTAGGGCAAATTCTGGGGTTTTGGAGATTCAGAAAGTCAAACAAGAGTAAAATCCAAACACAATTAAGTAGGTGAAAGTTCGTTTTGGGTGTTCGAAAGAAGCCAAAGCTACAGATGGTCTTGGTTGGTCGACTACCATATAATGGTTTTTTCCAAGCCATTTAAGACAAACAAAGAGTGTATCAGAAGGAATTTTGACTATACTTTGATTACTTTCTAAGAGTTTGACATATCAATATGTCTCCATGGCCACCCTGATAAAGATATGCATATTTACAAGAGCTTTGGTTCACTCAACTAGTGCCATACTGCCCTTGACAACCTTTAGGAGTAAACTAATGTTGGATGAACTAAACTAAACCCTAGCAATTTCTTATTAAAAAGGAAATCCTAGCATTCTAGATGACTAGATGCCAACTGAATTAACAATACTTTTCTTTTTATCTGGTTCAATGTGAAtcaaatttatttcttcttccggactttttttatataatttttttaaatttttttaaaagtgATTTGGAACCCAgcttattattatattataattatataattataattataatgTTGCATCGAGAGGGGACATAACACCTGAATCCCCCTCCTGATGCAAAATTTAAGATTCCATTCAACATCACCACTGTAAACTATAAGTTTCGTTGACTATTAAGGATATACTTATATTATTGTTATGCGCAATTTTCTCTTACGAGCTTATATTTCTTATAACTTTGATACTAAAATTATGGTAGAGCTATtaatgaggaccactaaaatgaggactagttgtGAAGACTTTTTTTGTGAGACCCACTTAatttcgatcacattttcacaaatcaactgttagatgtttagatatatgtagatcatttatgcaatttttcaaccaaattgaaaatcattaagacattaataattgtgatttattaaTTATGAAAGAACATGAATGATTCatatttgacagatttggtttgtccattgatttcatctagttcaataccttaacgattagcaatttgaaaaagaaagaaaaaaaaaaaagtcagaagtgatctactcatacatacat
Above is a genomic segment from Rosa chinensis cultivar Old Blush chromosome 3, RchiOBHm-V2, whole genome shotgun sequence containing:
- the LOC112193513 gene encoding protein FATTY ACID EXPORT 3, chloroplastic; its protein translation is MSVTLQAVSLLNPNPSSRFQKAAAAATTPVALCSRRFDHFVGARGFGGAPVAVPKGLGCGGSLSLSRRSLWCRPIVAVAASQDESKHPEVEVEKEKESAKLKAEESEEAWEQTLASFKEQALKMQSVSQEAYEIYSKKALVVLKETSEQLKIQADKARYDITEIAKEISVEGKEYISTAAKNSPEPVKEIVETFNSSTDDLNDVTKIRDFHVGIPYGLVLSLGGFLSFMVTGSTAGIRFGVILGGILLAFSVSSLRSYKQGESFPLALKGQAAIASIIFLRETCLLAQRSWIPYLLRTLVSGGVVAFYVYRIVQNGKHQKDSSFE